The following proteins are encoded in a genomic region of Microbacterium sp. NC79:
- a CDS encoding Lrp/AsnC family transcriptional regulator has product MTNDLRLDEVDARIVELLTRDGRMTNAELAADVAVAPSTMHARVKALIERGVISGFHASIDQARLGKGLQAMVGVTLRAGSRQESIVAFSNAIRRLPQVIQVFFVGGSDDFLVHIAVASSADVRTFVVEHLSAQPTVASTRTSIIFDYHRNAVAAEFE; this is encoded by the coding sequence GTGACGAATGATCTTCGGCTTGATGAAGTGGATGCACGCATCGTTGAACTGTTGACCCGCGACGGCCGCATGACGAATGCCGAATTGGCTGCCGACGTTGCCGTCGCGCCCTCCACGATGCACGCCCGAGTCAAGGCGCTCATCGAGCGTGGCGTGATCTCCGGATTCCACGCCAGCATTGACCAGGCGCGCCTCGGCAAGGGGCTCCAAGCGATGGTCGGAGTCACGCTTCGCGCCGGCTCACGACAGGAAAGCATTGTCGCGTTTAGCAACGCGATCCGTCGCCTCCCGCAGGTCATTCAAGTGTTCTTTGTCGGCGGCTCAGACGATTTCCTCGTGCACATTGCCGTCGCCTCCTCCGCTGATGTGCGCACGTTCGTGGTCGAGCACCTGTCGGCGCAGCCCACCGTCGCCTCCACGCGCACCAGCATCATCTTCGACTACCACCGCAACGCCGTGGCTGCCGAGTTCGAGTAG